ACGCCGCCGTGTTGTCCACGGTGATGTCCGCCACGGCCCCAAAATCCCGCGGGTCGAGGGCACGCTTACGCCCGAACAGTGACACCAACGCATCCCACGTCTCAGACAGCTCAGACAGGATATACCCAGCGGTCGCAGTGTCATTCGCCACCGCATTCACACCCGGCAGCCCCTGAGGGCCCTGAGGGCCCGGGACCGTCGAGCGAAGATCAACCTTACGCACCCAAGCCATGCTGTTACTCCCACTCCATCAGCCAGCCGTAATCGGCTGAGTTCTCGTCCGTCGTCATCCACCACATCCCGGGAGACGGGGTAGGTGCCTCCGCCCCGACCCACACCATCGCCGGGTTACCGGACAGGTCGAGAAGATCCGCGATCGGCCCGCCCGTCGTCGGCACCCGCAGCTCCCATTCGGGGAAGTCGATGAACGTGAAGTTGCTGGCACTGTCGAGCGACACAATCCGGATTCGGTAGAACGTCCCCGGCCTGGTCGTCTCGGTCGGGGAAAGGTTCGCCGTGAACGCGCCCGTACCGCCCTCGATCGGCACGTGCACATCCCGGCCCGACAGCACGTACCGGTCCCCGGTGACGGCAGGGCCCGAGGGAATGAACACGATCTCCGCCCCGTACATTGGTACTGACGTCAGACCAAAAGTTGCGACATTCCCGGTCACTGCAACCATCGATATCCTCCAAACACGAAACGCCTCAAGCGGGCGCAAACTCTTGACACGTCTTTACGTGCGTCTTTACAATGTGGGCATGGGGAAAGAACCGCTCGTCGTCCGGAACATCCGGGTAGCCCGCACCCTCTGGGATGAGACGAAAACGGCAGCCGACCGCAACGGCGAAACAGTGAGCGACGTCATCCGCCGTGCACTTCAGCAGTACGTGAAGGAGAACCGTTTATGAAGCGTTCTACGATCGCCGCCATCGCGACCGCCGCCGTTCTCGTCATCGGTGGTGGAACCGCCTACGCGCTCACCAGCAACGGAGACGAGCCCGCCCCCGTCGAAACGGTGACCAGCACGACGGCCCCGACCGATACGACCACGCCCGAAGCCACAGCGGAGAGCGAACCGATCGTTGCCGAGTCGCCCGCACCGCCCGTCGCCGCTAACGACCCCGAAGCGGCATACCTCATCGAGGTGCACGCCCGCCTCGCACGGATTCAGACGCAGATCCCGAACGTCACCGACGAACAACTGCTCGCGGCGGCTTACGAGGCGTGCGAGATCCTGGCACCCAACCAGACGGGCGAAGATCTGTCGCTCATCGAAGGTGAAGAGCGTAGCCCTCACGGCTACTACCAGGACAGCAGCGCGATCATCGTTTCGGCACGAATCACTATCTGCCCAATCCCGCGCTAACCTGTCACGACGCGGAAGAGTTGGCCGCTGGTGTCCGACCAGATGGTTCCTACCGGAGCAGCGTTCGCAAGGCTGCTCGGCGTGGTCGGCAGTCCATCCATTCGCTGCCCGCTCGCGCTCAGCGCTATCGTGCGACTCCCGTACTGCATCGAAACCAGGCCCGAGCCGACATAGACCCGGTTCAATCCCTGGATCATGCGGATGCCGCCGCCCGGGTCGGCCTGCACGACTGCGCCGCCGGGAAAGGTCACAGATCCGCCGCCAGTCGGGTCGATGATCATGTCACCGACCTGGATCTTGCCACCAGGGAGGATCTTGATGTTCCCGGTCACGTCGACGTCGCCGGTGATCTGACCGTTGCCGACGAACTTCCACGGTCCATTCACCGTCATCTGTCCGGTGAACGTCGTGGGGCCTGTGATCGTCTGCGCGCCCTGCAGGTTCATCGGGCCCGTCCAGTCGAACGTGCCCGACCCGGTGAGCGTGCCCGACACCTTCGCGGACCCGATCACGATCAGACCCTCCGGTGACCGGATCTCCAACGCTCCCTCGGTGACCGATGACCACCCGAGCGGGGATGCCGATTCCAAAACCCGGATACGGCGCATCAGATCCCGGATCTCTTGCTTCAGATCCCCCAGGTTGTCGACCACTACTGCACCTCCGGCTTCAACGTCCTCGTCATATCCCCGCTCACACCGACCAGCCGCATCGTGCGCACCCCGTCCGTGATGTACTCGTCACCACTGGACAGCATCCGCATCGTCGCCCCAGGGATCAGCCCTGCCACGTCCAGCAGCTCGTTGCCGTCCTTGTCGACGTCAGCGACGAGTGAGAAGTCCCACTGCTCGGTCGGTGACCGGTGCGCGAGCAGGTCAGCCATCGCCATCTCATTCAGACGGGCGACGTCCGCAACGTCCTTCATCGACCTGACCGCGTCCCGGACAGGAATCATCGGGCCGGCCTGATTACCGGCACCACCCTTGACCATCTTGTCCTCCGTGCCCTTCCCGAGCACGAAAACACCCGTGAGCTGCTTGGACCCGTCGCGTGTCACCGTCAGGTCCGTGACCGGCGTCCGCTCAGCCGTCACCGTGAACTCCAGCAGCCCGGCGGTGATCGTCGGCGCGACGACCGTCTGATACCGCAGTACCCCAGACGATGTGATGTAGGGGCGGAAGTCGATCTCGTACCCCAGCTTCTCCACCTGCCCGAGCAGGTCATCGATCATGTGGAAATCCCATCGCCGCCACGTGAAACTCACAGGTCCCGCACCGTCAGCGGGGATATCGATCGGCAACTCCGAGATACCACCCTTACCCAGCCATCGGCGCAGGATCGCACCGACAGTCGCGGGAGCCGACCGGGCTGACACGATCAGATCCCCGCCGGCATACCCCGGGCCGATGCCCGTTGTCGCATCGACACCAAACGTCGTACGGTTCCGCAGAATCTCCCGGATGCCCTCGTTGTGACCGATCGTCAGCGCACCCGAAGACCGGTCGTACTTCGCGTTGATCACCGCGCCCGCGTACAGGCACGTGTCGTCCCAGCACACAGCGATGGATGCGGCGTTCGGCTCCGACAGTTGCCGTGCGACATCCGGGGGCACCTCGTCGCCCTTAGCGCGAAGCTGCAGCGTGTGACTCCCAGAGCCGCCGCCGCCGAGAACGCGTCTCCATGACCCGTCAGACGGTTGCACGTCCAGCAGTCTCGCCCCGGAGATCGTGTTGTGGATCGAGAATCCCCACATGTACACCCCCTGTCAGACGAACGTGTCCGTCGCTTCCGTCGTCAACGTCCCCGCGCTGATGGTGTGCACCACGCCGGGAAGGCCTGGCCCGACCGTCCACAGGTCACCCTGGGACACGATTCCCAGCATGAGCACACCGTTGCGGTACACGCGCCCGGTCGCCATGTCGATCCGATCCGTCCCCGAACCAGGCCCGGACGTGACGGTGAACTTCTTCCCGGAAGGGCCGTTGATCGTGTACCCGCCCGCCGTGCCCGTGACCCGGTGAGTCGGTGTCGCAGGGAAATTCCCGTAGTGCACCGCGGTCTCGCCAGCCGCGAACTCTCTCGTCTCCCCGTACTTGCGGGCGTCCGGTGAACGGAACGCGATCGACCAGTCGGCATATCGACTCCGACCACGCTTGCGGAACCGCGGGTCGCCATAGATGCGCACATCGGCCCACTGGGTGACACCGAACTCATCGACGATGATCCGGCCGAGCTGGCCATCTGCGAGCAGCCCGGTCAGCTGGGAGCGGAAGTGCCCCATCCGCTCCGGGCTGCTCGCGCGACACCAGCCAGACATCGTGACCAGTCGCGGCCCGCGGGTCACCGGCAGGTCGAAGTCGCCGTGCGCGTCAGGACGCGGGACCTTCTCCCCCCGAGCGGACGGCGCATCGTTCCACCCCTCGAACTCCACGAACACGAATCCCTCGACGGGAGCCGCGGCCGGGTCCGAACCGTGGAACGTAACGCCGCCCACCCTCACGTAGGTACCTCGCATCACGCCCCCCTAAACATCTGCGCGAGCTCGAACATCGCCGCCCGCACGACCTCCGCCTCCTGCAGACCAGGAGGCATCACGAACGTCGCCTCCACCGGCCGAACCGGCGACGCTGCCGCCGCGCTGCCAGCCCCGAGAATCCCGCCGTCAGCCATCTGCATCAAACCGAACGACCGCATAGCCTCGAGCAGCACCGACATCGACCGCGCCGACCCATCGTCCGGGATGTAGAACTCGCGGTCCTTCATCCGGTCGCCGACGATCCGCCACGTGTTCGGCGGGACCGCCTGCGCGATCGGCGCCATCGGTGTCAGAGCGCCGCCGGCGGCCATCGGGATGACGACCCCGCCGTCGTGCTGAGTGATGCCACCCTGCCCGCCGGGCCCGGTCGCGATGTGCAGGCTCTTGTTCCCCGTCACCTGCCGAAGCAGGGACTGCAGGTTCATCAACCGCTCATACGCGTCGCCGGTGTCCGCCGTCACAGTGAACGACCCGTCAGGGATGGACACGATCTTGTTGCCAAGATCGACGACCTTCCCCTTCTCCGCATCCGCGTTCGACGTGAACTCCGTCGACATCTCCTCCGGCGTCTGCAACACGGTGTCGATCAGCGTCTGAGCCTGCTCCTGCGTCAGCCCCATCGCGACCATCTGGTCGACGAGAGCCTGCCGGGTCGAGTTGTACCGGTCGGTGAGGTTCTCCTGCGACTCCCCCGCATCACGGGCGAGATCGATCTGCTCCTCAAACGCGGCGGCCGCGTCGTCGAGCTGCTGCTTCAGCTTCCGCCCCGACTCCGACCCGCGCAGGTTCGCGGTATCGAGAGCGAAAATCGACAGCGTCGCACCGTCCGCCGCGATCCCCACCTGCGACACCGAGTCAGCCGTCCGCAGGGTCGCGTCGTGCAGGTAGCCGAGCTTGACCTGCTCTTCCGCGAAGCCGTTGAACTTCTTCCGCGCCGCTTCCAGGCCATCGGCGACCTTGTCGGTCTCTGACTCGAAGCCACGCATCCCGTCGATGAACTCGTCGAGGTCCGACGTGTCCGTCCAAGGCATCGTGAACTTGATGATCTGCTTCAGACCGTCGATAGCGGTCGCCAGCGGACCGGACACGAACGCACCGAATGACTCCGACGCGGTGATGCCGAAGTCGATCGCCCCGTTGACCAGGTCGACGAAGAACTGCAGCAGCGGGCCCCGATTCTGCGACACCCACTCAGCGAAGTCACCCAGCGGCTCCGAGAACGCGCCCGCGAGCGCACCCTTGATGCCCTCGGCGGCAACCTCGATATTCCGCTGCGCGGTCGCGACCTTCGACGCGTCGTTGTCGGCAAGCGTGTCGAACATGCGCTGCGCGGACCCGGTCACGCCGTCGAGCTGCTCGACCGCGGTCGAGAGGTCCATCGCGAACAGCGCCGCGCCCAGATCCTCCGCCTGCGTGCCGAACAGCGCCACGGCGGCCGCGTTCCGCTTCACCGGGTCCTCAGTCTCGCGCAGCTTGTCGAGCACCACGGCGAGCCCGTCGCGGGCGTCCTTACCGCCCCGCGCGATCTTCGCCGTCATCTCCTCGGCGTCGAGGCCGAGCGCCTTGAACCCTTCCGCGGAGGTCTCCGACGCGTCGGTCGCGCGGATCTGGAACTCCTTCAGAGCATCAGCCGCGAGATCCGAGTTGCGGGCGCCGGCGCGCATGCCCTGGTTGATGAGGCCGAGCGCCTCGTCACCCTTGAGCCCGAGCCGCTGGAACAGGGCCGGGTACTCGGTGAGCGTGTCGAGCAGGTCCTCGCTGCGGTTGATCCCGTTCCGCGCGCCCGCGGCGATGATGTCGTACGCCTCCTGCGCGTTCTTCGCCATGCCCGTGCTGAGCATCTGCGTGACCGCCTGCGCGATCGGCCGCACATCCTCGCCGAGCACGTCAGCGATGCCGGTGAGGCCCTGCACGACGAGCTGCGCGTCGCGGGTCGTCGACTTCGGGTCGAGAATGCGGAACTGCAGCGCGAGACGCGTCGCGTCCATGTTCGATTCGATCGACTCGCCGAAGTTGTTCGCGTACGCCTCACCGGCGGCGCGGCCGAGGCGGAGCGCGGCGGACTCGTTGATGCCGGTGAGCGCCTGCAGGCGGTCCTGCCGCGCCTCCACCTGCAGCCCGTCATTGAACGCCCCGATGAGCGCCTTACCGGCCGCGACACCGAGACCGACCACGGCTCCCGCGATCGGGATCGACGCGAGCGCCGCGATGATGTTCTTCCCGAAGTCGTCGCCAGAGTCCTCGCCTGCCTTCCCGGCGGCACGGCGGACACGGCCGAGCGCCTGCTCCGACGGCTCCGTGTTCGCGTCGACGACGATCATCTGCTTCGCATCGGTCAACGCCTTCAGCTGCCGCTCCGTCTTCTGCAGCTGCGTCTGCGCGCGCTTCACATCGGCGGTCACGTCCAGGCCGCCGAGCGCACGCACCTGCAGGTCTTCCAGACGCTGCTTCGTCCGCTCGAGGCTCTTCTCGGCCCGGGTGATGTCCGCGTCGAGCTTCAGCGCCGTGTCGGCCGACACGAGCTTCTTCGCCGCCTTCTCGACCCGGTCCATGCTCGACAGCGCCGGCTTCGGGTCGGCGTTGATCATCAGCTCGCCCTTGGTCGCGAGCGCGAGATCACGGGCCGCGTCCTCGGCGACCCCGTAGGACTTGACCAGGACGCGCTCGATCTCGTCCGCGGACTTCTTCGCAGCACGATCGCTTTCGAGGAAGTCTCGGACGAGCTCCTTGGACATCTTCTTCGACGACGCCTCAGCGCGCGCCATCGACTGCTCGAACGGTGACGCGTCAGCCGACACCTTGATCGGGTTCGACTCGACCTTCTTGCCGATCGCGACGATCTGCTTGTCGGCCTTCTCCACCTGTCCGACGTTTGCCGAGAACAGGACCTCCAAGTCGGCGACGGTCACCTTGGCCACAGATCACCTCCGGGTGAGTGCCTCCCGCAGCCGCGTAGGCGATTCGAGAAGCGAGAAGATCAACGTGCGGACACCCGGCCACGGCCGGACGCGCACCGCCGGGTCGTACAGGTCGACGCCGCGCTCCATGAGCTCGGCGACGACGATCCGCCAGTGCAGGACGATCGCCAGCCAGGATGTGTCGATCTGCGGCTTATCCGTCGGCGCGACGGGACCGTCGTGGAGTGGCTTGAGGTTCGTGGGGACCGGCCGATAGTCCGGGTACCACCCGTCAGCGTCGGGTTCACCGATGCCGTACGGGGCCCAGTCCTCGGCGGTCACGAGCCTTTTGGGGCCGCCTCCGCCTCGCTCTCCTCGCCGAGCTCGCGCGGCGACCAGAGGACGGCCGCGAGCGTGTCGGCGTACTCCTTGCCGCGGGTCCAGAAAAACACGGCATAGTACGCCATCCGGTCGATGGTGGTCGGGTGCACGCCGTCCGCGACCATCTGCTCGTACGCGTCCCCGAGCGCGGGGTGCTCATCGGGGCCGATGGTATCGAGGATCGCCTGCACCTCGTCCGGGATCGGCCCGTCGACGATGCCGAGGTTCACCTCGCCGAGCACAGCGCACGCGAGCAGCTTCCCCATGGCGCCCACGCTGGGCGGGCGGACCGTGTAGGTCCGTCCGCCCAGCGGGATGACGAGGTCGGGGACCGCCCAGGCTGCGAAGTCAGGTGCGGTCGCCACGGCTTACGCGCCTCGGTTGTACGTGTACGCCGTCGACGCGCCACCCGGGGTGGTGACGACGACGGGCACGGCACCGGCGGTGTCGGTCGGCAGGATCGCGACGATCGTCGCCGCGTCGATGATCTGGAAGTCGGGCGACTCCAGGGTGTCGAACGTGACCGACGTCGCACCGAGGAACCCGGTGCCATTGATCGTCACCAGCTCGCCGGAAAGCTCACCCTCCGGGGTCACGCTGGTGATCACCGGCGCGGTCACCTCCCAGCCCGCGAATGGGTTCGCGATCGACTCGAACTCGCCCTTGCCGGTCAGGGTGACCGACTTCACCTCGACACCGGTGTTGTCGGTGTTCGATCGGGTGATCTCGACCGTCACGAACGCGCGGCCGGCGTCGTTCGGGTTCGGGGTTCCCAGCTCGGGCTTGTGGTACCAGCGCACGTCGAGAACGGCGCCGTCGCCCTTGCCCTTCGCGGCGGCCATGATCGCTTCGAGCTCGGGCAGGTACAGGCCGGTCGAGAGGGACCGGTTTCCCTGCACCGTGAACGATGCGGCGAAGCTGCGGCCGGTGACGTCCTCGTTGGGCGAGCCGAGGTCGTCGTAGGTGGCGACGTCGGTGGTCGTGCCCGGGTAGGACGGCTGCCAGGCGGACAGGCGGCGCACGGACTGCCACTGCGGCGCCGCGTAGGTGCCGAGGTTGACGTCGAGCCCGTACTCGTAGGACTTCCCCAGCGTGGTGCCGGCGGGAAGCGTGACCTTGTTGGCCATGATGTTGCCTCCAGAGTTTCAGAGTGATGAGGGTGATTCCCGGCGTGCACGGCGCACACCGGGACGCGATCCCTCATCAGGTGAGGGCGCGAATGTGGGGCTGGTGTCAGAGCGCCGCTTCGACGTTGTCCAGCACGACGAGATAGTTTTCTGTGCGTTCTTCCCGGCCGTTGCCGTCCGCACCGAGCGGGACGGCTGAGGTGCGGCGGATGCTCACGATTCCGTCACCGCGTGCACGCTCGTGGAACACCGAGAACAGGACGCCGGCGATCCGGTCCGCGCCGAACGGCAGACCGCGGCCGCCGCGGACGTGCAGCTGCACCCGGCGGGACAGTAGGTCGGGTTCGTCGATCGGGCTGTACACGCGGATGCCGACAGCCCGGTCGGGCGCGTCCGGGATGGTGCCGTAGAAGACACCGATCTCGGATGCCGTGTAGACGGGACCATTCGGCCGCCAGGCGAATATCGGGAGCGCGCCGACGATCTCGCACAGCCGCACGGTCAGGTCAGAGTCATCCACCGCCCAGCGCCTCCCTCACGGCATCCGCGACAGCTTCGGCGAGGTCGATCTCGTCGGATGCCCGCTCAAGGAACTTCGCCCCGCCGTCGTCGTGCGTGTAGTCGATCCGCTCATGCTGGAACACCGCGTGCGGGGCGGTGTACCGCACCGACACCGAGAGGTCATCGATGACGACCTTCCCAGACTTGATCAGGTCGCCGTCATCGCGGGGCGCGAGTTCGTTCGACCGTTTCAGCAGAGCCCGGCCCGCCTTGCGCATCGCGTCCTGCGCGGCCTTCTCAACAGGAGACAGGATCGGCTTGTAGTTGGCCACGGCGGACCTCCCTACTTCAGCCAGAGGATCAGGTGCGATGGCAGCGGCGGCGGGTTCTCGTCCCGGCCGACGCGCAGCACCTCCGCCTCTCGCTCGGCTCCGGGGATGCCCGCCCACACGGTCACCAGTGACCCGAGGACGACGTTCGCCGTAATCGGCACGGTCACGCGGGTCGAGGAAACGACCTCCTCGCCGGCGGTGTTGCGGATGAGCTCCTGCACGTCGATGACCTCGGCGGCCAGCGTGCGGGGCGCGCCGTAGGTGCCACCCATCCCGCCGCCCCCGGTGTAGTCGCGGACGCTCACCGTGTTCGGGAAGAAGAACGACTCCGGCCAGCTCATGTGTAGTCGCCTTCCGGCCAGACGTTCGCGAACGGCCGCGCCTTCGGGAAGCTCCCCTTCGGCATCCCACCCGACACTGCAGATCCGCACAGCGACCGCAGCGCCTGCCGCGAGTCAGAGTCGAACGCCGACTCGACATCGGCGAAGCTCATCGATGTGCCGTTACGGCTGACGGATCGGGTGCGGCGCGACCCTGCAGCGGGCTGCTCAGCGAGCACGCCCTTCAGGATCGCGACCGCATCCTTCTTCGCCTCGCTGTTGTCCGTGAAGGAGTCGATACAGGGGGCGATGGACCGCGCCAGGACGAGAAGCCGCCGCGCGATATCCTCGTCGCCGCCGAGGTCGGTCGGTGTGATCGGCATGTCCATCGCCCCCTGTTTGACTACTTCGAGTCGTCCGCGATCAGTGCGGCGACGATCTGCGGACGGTTGCCCGGCTCAGCGGGGACGATCTTCGCGTCGTCCCCGCGGCCTTCGTTCCGCTTCTCGATCTCGGCCTTCAGGTCGGCGACGCTGGTGCCCTTGTAGGCGCCCTCGTCGACGTCCGATCCCTCGTCCTTGACCTTCTCGACGAGCCCGCGAGCGACCAGGCTCTTGAGCTGCGCTTCGACGACACCCTCGGGGAGCAGCTCGCCCTGTCGAGCGATGTGCGCCACGCGATGTCCGACGGCGCCGCCGAGGGAGACCTTGACGGCCTTGCTCTTCACTCGGTACACCATGATCAGACCACCGTTCCGGTCACGTGGAAGCCCGCGAGCGGGTTCGTCACGACGGGCACATGCGGGTTGCGTGCCTGCAGACGGGTCTTGTCCGCCTTCGGCTCACGGATCGAGGTGACCTCGACGCCGGTGTCGCCACCGACCGCGCGGTACTCGGGCGAGACGATCTGCTCGCGGGCGATGCCGCCGAGGCGACGACGGTCGACGAACAGCGGATCGGCGATGTCGCCGCCGTCGTCCGACACCCAGGTGATGCCGGCGATCGTCGGGAAAGCGCCAGTCAGTGCGGTCCGGTCGTCCTTCGGCAGGACGTCGATCAGCTCCGGCATGATCGTCGCGTACTGCTCGCCCGGCAGCACGACGGTGTCGATCGAGTAGCCGAGCTTCAGCGCACGGGCCGCTGCCTGCACGCGAAGAGCGTCCTTCAGGATCGCCTTGCCGGTCGTCCAGCCGCCTGCGGTGGCCGCGATCGTCTGCGTCACCGCCGAGTCGATGGTGCCCAGCGCGAGGTCGTTCGCGTCGAACACGAGCTCGGTCTGCAGCAGCGTGAGCGCATCATCGATGGGCTGGCGCAGGCTACGGGTGATCTCCTCGTCGGTGACCTCCGTCGCGATGCCTTCCTTCAGCGCGGTGTAGATCTCGTACTGCTCGGCGCTCAGCGGCGTCAGCTTGTACTCGGCTCCCGCGTTGGTGTGCTCCGCGCCGCGGTCGGTGCGGATCTTCTCGTTCGTGGGAACGGCGATCGCACCTCCCTGCAGGCGGTAGCGGCCCTGCAGCAGGAACAGTCCAATGAACTGCTGAGCCTGGAGGATCTCGCCGAGGCGACGAGCCACCATCGTGGGCGACTTGATGAACGCCAGCAGGTCGGTGGCGGATGCCGTCGACAGCTGGCTCGGGGTCAGGGGGTACGTCTGCATGATGCTTCCCTCTTTCTCAGAGCTGGAGCGCCTCGACGGTGCCACCGTCGGCCGCGGAGGTCAGGGCGAGGTACAGGGCCTCGCCGGTGGACACGGTGCGCACGGCACCGCCGCCTGCGGCCTCGAGGCGGGTGCCGCGGGTGACGGCGCCCGAGGCGGTCAGGATGTGGATCGGCTTGCCGACCTCGACGGTGACCTTGTCGCCGATCGCCGCATCGTGGCCGGCGACGCCGACCACCTTCGCGGAGAGCGCGGCTGCAGGGGCGACCGACCGGTCCGCCGTGCCGACCTCAACGGGCTGACCGCCGGTGATCGCCGTAGTCACGGCGAAGGTCACGGTGTCGCCAGGACGGAACAGGGGCAGGTACTGAGCCATGATCAGGCCTCCTTCTCGGTCGTGCCGTACACGGCGCGGTACGCGGCCTCATCAGCTGCGACCTCACCATCGGCGTGCCCGATCTCTGCGACCGGGACGGTGTTCGGTGCCATCGCGGCGAGCACCTTGGAGGTGCCCTCCTCGTCGGCGTCGAGCAGCGCGCGGAAGCTGTCCTTGGACGCCGCGGTGATGCGGCCGTCCTTCAGCGCTGCGGTGATGATCCCGTCACGGCGGTCGCGGATCTGCTGCTCACGTGCCTGGCGGCCAGCGGCGGCATCCGCGCGCAGCTGGTCGAGAACACCGTTCTCGACGACCTGCGTGCCCTCGGGGATGGTGGCGACCGGGGCCGCCTCGGTGTCGGCCTGCTCTGCGAGCGCCTCGTCGAGAGCGGCCAGAACCGTCTCGTCGGTGGCGTCGGCGTCGGTCATGCCGAGCCGCTCGCGGATGCCAGCCTTGAAGTCGTCGTAAGCCACGACGTTCTCCTTTCGGATAGCGGACCCCGGCTCGGTCGAGACGGGGGGTTCGTGGGCGGCCGATGCCGCCATGGTGGTGGGTCGGTACGCGAAGCGGATGACTCGCGCTGCGGCCGTGTCCTCGGGCTCTTCCTCGTCAGGGACGACGACGAGCACGTCGTCCTCACCGACGGTCTCGGCCTCGCCCGCATCCGGGATGACGGCGACCCGATCTGCGAGGCCTTCGGTGACCGCGTCGGCGGCGGTCATCCAGGTCTCGTCCTCGAGCAGAGTGGCCCAGTCCTTCTCGCCGGCCTTCGTGGTGTAGATCTCCGCGAGCGACCGGTCGAGGCCTTCGAGCACGGCCGCTTCCTTGCGCATGTCCGCCGCGTTGCCCCAGACGATCGTCGAGGTGCAGTGGATCATCATCTGCGTGCCTGGCGACATCACAGTCTCGTCGGCACCGACAGCGATCACCGAGGCCGCGGAGGCGGCCAGCCCGTCGACGACGGCGGTCACCTTCGCCCGGTGCGCGCGCAGCAGGTTCATGATCGAGATGCCCTCGAAGACGTGCCCGCCCGGCGAGTTGATGCGCAGGATGATCTGCGACACCGACTCGGGGAGCGCGTCGAGCACGCCGCCGACGTCCTTCGCCGAGATGCCCCAGAACCCGCCCCACGAGTCGATCGGCCCGTACAGTCGGATCGTCGCGATCTCGGGGTCGTCGCCGGTGGGCGGTGGGGCGACGACCGCGTCGAAGAACTCGCGCTTCGTCTTCGGTACTTCGCGGCTGCCCCAGAACCGGTTTGGCCACGTCTCCGTGCGGGTCATGCGTCCTCCTTGGTGTCGATGCCGGCAGGCTGTCCGACCGTGCGCGCCGTGCTCTCGTCACGAGCGGGCAACCCGTACCGCGCCCGCAGATACTTCTCGAGCTCGTCGTCAGCCGTGAACGCCCCGCAGTCGATCAGCGCGCGGATGCCTTCCGCGGTGAGCGGAGCATCCTTGCCGAGCTGTGGCGGCACCAGCCGAGGGGCCGTCTCATCTGGTCCCCAGTTCATGTCG
This is a stretch of genomic DNA from Microbacterium sp. YJN-G. It encodes these proteins:
- a CDS encoding phage tail tape measure protein; its protein translation is MAKVTVADLEVLFSANVGQVEKADKQIVAIGKKVESNPIKVSADASPFEQSMARAEASSKKMSKELVRDFLESDRAAKKSADEIERVLVKSYGVAEDAARDLALATKGELMINADPKPALSSMDRVEKAAKKLVSADTALKLDADITRAEKSLERTKQRLEDLQVRALGGLDVTADVKRAQTQLQKTERQLKALTDAKQMIVVDANTEPSEQALGRVRRAAGKAGEDSGDDFGKNIIAALASIPIAGAVVGLGVAAGKALIGAFNDGLQVEARQDRLQALTGINESAALRLGRAAGEAYANNFGESIESNMDATRLALQFRILDPKSTTRDAQLVVQGLTGIADVLGEDVRPIAQAVTQMLSTGMAKNAQEAYDIIAAGARNGINRSEDLLDTLTEYPALFQRLGLKGDEALGLINQGMRAGARNSDLAADALKEFQIRATDASETSAEGFKALGLDAEEMTAKIARGGKDARDGLAVVLDKLRETEDPVKRNAAAVALFGTQAEDLGAALFAMDLSTAVEQLDGVTGSAQRMFDTLADNDASKVATAQRNIEVAAEGIKGALAGAFSEPLGDFAEWVSQNRGPLLQFFVDLVNGAIDFGITASESFGAFVSGPLATAIDGLKQIIKFTMPWTDTSDLDEFIDGMRGFESETDKVADGLEAARKKFNGFAEEQVKLGYLHDATLRTADSVSQVGIAADGATLSIFALDTANLRGSESGRKLKQQLDDAAAAFEEQIDLARDAGESQENLTDRYNSTRQALVDQMVAMGLTQEQAQTLIDTVLQTPEEMSTEFTSNADAEKGKVVDLGNKIVSIPDGSFTVTADTGDAYERLMNLQSLLRQVTGNKSLHIATGPGGQGGITQHDGGVVIPMAAGGALTPMAPIAQAVPPNTWRIVGDRMKDREFYIPDDGSARSMSVLLEAMRSFGLMQMADGGILGAGSAAAASPVRPVEATFVMPPGLQEAEVVRAAMFELAQMFRGA
- a CDS encoding phage tail tube protein gives rise to the protein MANKVTLPAGTTLGKSYEYGLDVNLGTYAAPQWQSVRRLSAWQPSYPGTTTDVATYDDLGSPNEDVTGRSFAASFTVQGNRSLSTGLYLPELEAIMAAAKGKGDGAVLDVRWYHKPELGTPNPNDAGRAFVTVEITRSNTDNTGVEVKSVTLTGKGEFESIANPFAGWEVTAPVITSVTPEGELSGELVTINGTGFLGATSVTFDTLESPDFQIIDAATIVAILPTDTAGAVPVVVTTPGGASTAYTYNRGA
- a CDS encoding minor capsid protein, giving the protein MDDSDLTVRLCEIVGALPIFAWRPNGPVYTASEIGVFYGTIPDAPDRAVGIRVYSPIDEPDLLSRRVQLHVRGGRGLPFGADRIAGVLFSVFHERARGDGIVSIRRTSAVPLGADGNGREERTENYLVVLDNVEAAL
- a CDS encoding HK97 gp10 family phage protein — encoded protein: MANYKPILSPVEKAAQDAMRKAGRALLKRSNELAPRDDGDLIKSGKVVIDDLSVSVRYTAPHAVFQHERIDYTHDDGGAKFLERASDEIDLAEAVADAVREALGGG
- a CDS encoding capsid cement protein — translated: MAQYLPLFRPGDTVTFAVTTAITGGQPVEVGTADRSVAPAAALSAKVVGVAGHDAAIGDKVTVEVGKPIHILTASGAVTRGTRLEAAGGGAVRTVSTGEALYLALTSAADGGTVEALQL
- a CDS encoding head maturation protease, ClpP-related; translation: MTRTETWPNRFWGSREVPKTKREFFDAVVAPPPTGDDPEIATIRLYGPIDSWGGFWGISAKDVGGVLDALPESVSQIILRINSPGGHVFEGISIMNLLRAHRAKVTAVVDGLAASAASVIAVGADETVMSPGTQMMIHCTSTIVWGNAADMRKEAAVLEGLDRSLAEIYTTKAGEKDWATLLEDETWMTAADAVTEGLADRVAVIPDAGEAETVGEDDVLVVVPDEEEPEDTAAARVIRFAYRPTTMAASAAHEPPVSTEPGSAIRKENVVAYDDFKAGIRERLGMTDADATDETVLAALDEALAEQADTEAAPVATIPEGTQVVENGVLDQLRADAAAGRQAREQQIRDRRDGIITAALKDGRITAASKDSFRALLDADEEGTSKVLAAMAPNTVPVAEIGHADGEVAADEAAYRAVYGTTEKEA